The DNA region AAACTCTTACAGCAAGCGAACTAAATCCACATTGTGGAAAATCAGGCACACCTTTCATGTAAACCATAACAGGATTATCCTTGACATCCTACACATATTAATCACAGTGACCAAAAAGTTCAAGTTACAGATTACTCAACATTATCAAAacatgaagaagaaaataataattcactgttgaaagattgatttgatATACCCTTACCTGCTCAATAACATTTGACAAAGAAATGCCAGAATTCTCAAGCTTATTAGCTGGCTTGAAGTCATCATGCGTGTCAGAATCATTTGACACAGTAGTCGAGTATCTTGTGCAATAAAACAACCCATTTAACTGTCACCATGTTAAAGGAACACTGTTAGAATAGAAGATTACAAATTGCAGTTTGaagaattataaaaactaaccaAGTTGGCACTGATTAGAAGAGTAATGCAATGGTATATATACAGCACCTTCTCCAAAATCAATTTGGGGTAAATCAAAAAGCCAAGGATGAAGCTGACATGCATCATGCCTATTCATGTGAATAATTACTATAATGCAATCTAAGCAAGTTTACTAAccaaattaaatagaaaaaaaagtaaagagaccaaaatttattcaaattaaaaaataaaataaaaaagctcaAGAAAGAGCTAGAAAACAAACGATACCCATTAGGCAGGGTTGTGTAAAGAAAGTAACTTTTTTATGATTCACACAAAATAGATGCGAAAAACAAACTAAGTAACGATTAAACATGCTTAAAAATTAAGGGCTGAAGATCTTACGGGTCTGCTGAGAGAACGAGCTGCGATTCCCTTCAAGAACATGTTTGACAAGGATGTCGCCATTCGAGTGAACCAAGTAACAAAAACCCGAAAATGAACCCAAAACTGAACTTGTCTTATGAATGCCGTGtagtttttttttgaaaagtcaAAAATGcccctgaataatatttctttattcCAAAGCCCAAAACATTTTTTCTCCCTCAGTTCAAGTTGTTCACTCCGCAGCCTCCTGCCTGAAGACGCCATATATCAGAAGCATTCTCCTTTGATCGGTTTTCCTTtcatatttttctgttttgtttaggttaggttttctttttcatcttttatcctttacctttctcttctttctttttctatttattaaatttccttCAAGTTCTTCTGCCTCATTCCATGCTGTTCTCCTCAGAGTTAAAACCCCtttgtttattaatatgttgTGTGTGAAcattgcttttgaaaagaaaaaaaaaattgatttgaaatgtGGAAGTTGtgaagttttttgttttattgccTTTGTTTCACCAGTTTGTTCCGGTAGCTGAAATTTCAGTTATTTGTGCTTGTTATGCTAGATTGAGCGGCCCAGTTGGTCTATTGATTTACATAGCTACAAAGTTGTTATCTCTACTTAGTGCTGACTGGTTTTATGTCTGATTTAGGTGCCGTTGCTGCTTTACTGTTTGTGTGCCTTTGCATAGTTGTCTACTTGGAAGAAGAAGGTTCAGTGAGATGGTGAAGGACAAATTAAAGAAACATGTTCTCACTGCTTTCACTCCTAATGGGGATTATGTGGCTATTCTGTCTGCCAATGAGGTGGCCAAGGTAAATTAACCTTTTTCCCCGTCCTCCTTACATCTAACGTTTGGTAGTAGTTTACCTGAACTATTCGAGGATAAGTGCCTATGGTTCCCTTTGGGACACTAATTGTGGATGGTTTTGAATAACTGGTAACTCTTACTTTGAATTTATGGTCCTCTTAGATCATAATTAACTCTTACTCTGGCAGTTTATGCCCTACTAgttttcattttgaaaaattattacatggtACAAGACCACCATGGTCCCAACAAATCTCTACTTGAAATGTAACCGAGTTTTATCAACTCTTtctctaaattgaaaatattaattatatgtcaTGTGAAGATTGATTGGGATCATAGACATGTGGTGGTCCTGGACCATGTAGTAATTCCTCCTTCACTTCATGTTTTCATAAGACCAATTTCGCTAAATGGTACCTGATAAGATTTATGAATGACATACTTTCAATCATCAGTGAGCTAAAACAATGATCAAATGATCAACATCCATTGCAGCTGCTAATGAGGTTTTGTTGGATAATGGAATTCTATGATTATACTTACTCTGGTTTGTGTGAGACTGTTAGGTTGATAACAAAAAGTCATCCTATAATTTTCAGATTTGGAACACAAACACTGGACATTTGTTGGCAGAGTGGAAGCCATCAGATGGAGATCATGATATTCGTTATTCTTGTATTGCATGTAGTTTCATTGGGAAAAAGGTAGTATGGGCTTTTAGGAAGATCTTTTTAATCACTAGTGTTTTTTTATGCTGGAATCTGACTTTTTTCCCCTCTGACGTGGATTGCATGCTTTTGTAATTAGCGTAGAAAAGAACAGGGAACTTGCTTATTAGCTCTTGGCACAATCGATGGAAGCGTTCTAGCTGTTGATGTTTCCACTGGTGAGAGAAAATTGACTACCAGCCATCCCGGGTATTGTtgtaatttcattttcttttttactatgTTAGATCATAAATTTTGTCCCTTATCTGACACTGTTTATTTTTAGTACCtacatgaaaaattatttagaaatttGTCCTTACTATTTATCAAAGTTATAAAGATGTAAGAGTTTCTTTTCATATAGGGACCAAAATGAAAATGACGTGTCAAGTATAGTGACCaaaatgtagttttttttaatgtaggGACCAAATTGAAGTGTGAATTTTTGTCAAATAGGAACTAAAGTGAAAAATATTATCAAGAATAGGGCCCAAATCTAAAATGTTATAACTTTGGCAAATTTTTTCATGGAGGGACTAAAatgtagattttttttcatgtaggaactaaaatgaaaaaaaaaatgttaggtgTAGGGACCAAATCTTTAATGTAACCTTTTTTCTAATGAAAAAACTATATGTTTATAAATTCTCAAAACATTGTCATATTGTAGAACAAAGTAAAATTATCCATACAACGATACAAGTCAGTGCTTTTTGGTTGTCTTCCCCCTAATCTCTATGCATGGTATATTTTACAAAAGCCATTGTTGATTAACTTTATGTTGGTAACACATTGGTTTTGTTGGATCATCTGTGTGTGAATGAGGGTATCTGTCAATGCTATAAAAATATTGTTGGAATATGTTCATTGGCTTATTGCTTTATCTTACTGCTTTATGGTGATGAATGTTGGGCTTTAAAGGGACAACAAAGAAAAACCTAAATGAATATGTTAAGATAGATGTGTGGTCATAGAAGAAATGACAGAATACAAAATGTTTGTATGTGGAGAAATATTGATGTGATACCTATTGAGGAAAAGATGACAAAATATCAGTTGAAGTAGTTTTGGACAGGTGAAAAGAAGGACATTGGAGGCACTTTGTTGCATGGTTTTGCACCCTATTAAAAGGAGTAGAGACCAAAAATGACATTGGAGGAATTTAATATGGTGAATAGTATCCCTGAGAATTTGGTTTTTTACCGAGACCAATGGTGACATGTAATCATGTAATTGACCTCTCCTAGTAGGATAAAATTGTTGTTCATTGGGGTatggataaaataaatatttgtttgtttattttggtCTATGGTGTATATGAATCTACATTTAATACGCATATTATGTACTTCTATCTCAAATTGAAAAGCGATTAATTTCCTTAATATTATTGCATGTGGACATccatatattgatttttatgcTTTCATATGAGATTGAAATGATAATTAATGTCAGTCTGTAATACATTGTTCTGGTCATCATACAGGGGGATTTGTGGACTCTCATTCGCAAACAAGGGACGTCTTCTTCGCATTGTTGGACATAATGGGGTAGCATACGGGGTTAATACTGAAACAGGAGAGCTTTTAAAGGaatttaaaatcacaaaaaagtCTATTACTTCTCTGGCTTTCTCGAATGGTGAATGCTAATTCCATCTGGAGCTTGGTCCATCATATTCATTCATCTTATTGCATGACAATCGacacttgtttcttttcttattttccagatgaaaaatatttagctATTGTCAGCTCTAGACCACGGGTTATAAGCTGGGAAATTGGGGAAGAGATTCTGAAGTTCCCTAATGATTTGGTAATCTTCATTACTTATTCTGGATATGAATATTTGTCTTTACAAGTTAAAAGCATCAttacattttagttttattcCTCAACAGGGAAATGTAGAGCACATTTCTATATCGAGTGATGCCAAAAATTTAGTTACATCAGATTTTGAGGGTAAACATCTTCAAGTTTGGAAGTGTGATTTAAATTCGGGAAATCTGTGTAGAGGTCCTACACTTCCCATAAGACATCCTCCATTAGTTTTGGACTGCCACAGTGGTTGCAATAAAGAAGATGTAGTTGTTTTGGCAGTTACTGGTAGAGGTTCAGCTTATGTATGGAATTTGAGTGCTTCCTCCAAAGATCAGATACAGCCAACTAAATTGACTACGGAGACTAAAATAGTTGAAACAGACAAGGAAAATGGTGTAAGTTCAAAGAAAAGGCACACCTTGATTATTGCATCCAGATTACAACCAGTAGAGGAAAATAAACAGATGAAAGCTCTTGTGACTTATGGATCTGTAGATCATCCACAGTTTAGTATCTTAAATATTAGCAATTCAGGGGAGAATATAGTATTATATGTTGGAGATGAGACTGATTCTGTTCAGCAGCATGACAGTCCTTCTGGCAAAGGTctgataaactcatttttagcTTTTCTTACTgtcctttttcctttcttttgagTAAATGCTAGGtgattctttcttttctttttgttttttttgcttttactgGGATTACAAAATCTTAAATACTTTTCCTGCTCCTGTTGATGTTTGTCATAGATTGTTGATTGACAAGCTCATGAAATTCCAAATGGAATAAAATGTTacaaattttcaatttggatttttttttctttattagtttTTTGAGCCTACATGTTCTCTAAACTTTTGAAACTCCTATATATGTCCCCCTGACTTGGAACTGGAAGCAGCAATACCAATGGAAATTAAGAAAGCTAAGAAAAGACAGGCAACATCTGATCCTGATCTTCCAACCACAACTAACGAGGTGGATTTAGGTAAGaactataatattttaaattgttagtCACATGAGTAACATTTTATTGGATCTCATTTTCTAGGCCATGTTCCCACTGAAATTGATATTACAGATTTGTTCACGGCTGTTTGTTCCTGAATTTTGTAAAGTACCTATTCTTTTGGTGTAGATATGATTTGCATGAAAAAATTCGGAACATATAGGCTATAGAAATCTGAACGATCCTAAGATTGAAAAAGAGTATCTTTTTTACCACAAAATTCATGCTAATATCTAGGACAATTTAATTTCCTTAAATTCATGTTCAAGTTTAATAGTTTTACTAAAATCACTCACGTATTGGTTCATGTAAAGTTTACTCTTTGGCATGATGAGCAGTAGTACTACCACGGTACCACCATCTGAGTATATTTAAGAATTGATTGGTATTTTTTGTACTAGCATTTAATGTAGATCAACATGAGGCTGCAGAAGGAGTCCTTCTTGATGATGATTTGAACGAGCCAACAATGGGAGAGAAACTTGCTAGTCTAAGTGTTCTGGATGGGAACAAATCAAGGAGTGATACAGAGCAAGAATCTTCTGTCCCAGCAAAGCCTCCAAGTGCAGACTCTGTACATGTTTTGCTTAAGCAAGCATTAAATGCTGATGATCGCACCCTTCTGCTAGATTGCTTGTTTACACAAGATGAGAAGGTTCTCTTTCTCTCCTATTTCTATTGAACATTATGTATATTTCAATGGAAATTGTCCACTTGCTCAGTTTCTTATGTTATACATGATGTAACTCCTTTTGCAGGTTATTAGAAAGTCAATTGCACAGTTGAACCCATCCAACGTCCTCAAACTTCTATACTCTCTCATATCTATTATTGAATCTAGGTAAACTCATAATTATCTGGTAAATGTAGTGTTTGTGTTATACAGTTAACTTATTTGGTACGAGTATTCTGTATGATTGGCCActtcttgatttaaaatttcCTGCATGGGCAAATAGATGGTGGTTTTGACAGAAATAgaacatacataaaaaaaaagttggtacAAAATTGACACCACATTAACCCAAATAGTATCCAATGTCCATCTATGGTGGCTTGAACAGCAATCAACAAACAATTATAATTAACCCCTTATGTACTTAACTTATGTTATCGTTAATATGACTTCTTTGCTATATCAGATTTTGCATTGACTCCGGATAAATTCTAAATAGATgttactttctttttgttttagggGTTCAATTTTGGTATGTGCTCTTCCATGGTTGAAGTGTCTACTTCTACAGCATGCCAGCGGA from Glycine soja cultivar W05 chromosome 8, ASM419377v2, whole genome shotgun sequence includes:
- the LOC114422439 gene encoding monothiol glutaredoxin-S15, mitochondrial; this encodes MATSLSNMFLKGIAARSLSRPLNGLFYCTRYSTTVSNDSDTHDDFKPANKLENSGISLSNVIEQDVKDNPVMVYMKGVPDFPQCGFSSLAVRVLKHYDVPISARNILDDPDLKNAVKAFSNWPTFPQIFIKGEFIGGSDIVLNMHQTGELKEKLKDITSKQ
- the LOC114422437 gene encoding WD repeat-containing protein 43-like isoform X1 encodes the protein MVKDKLKKHVLTAFTPNGDYVAILSANEVAKIWNTNTGHLLAEWKPSDGDHDIRYSCIACSFIGKKRRKEQGTCLLALGTIDGSVLAVDVSTGERKLTTSHPGGICGLSFANKGRLLRIVGHNGVAYGVNTETGELLKEFKITKKSITSLAFSNDEKYLAIVSSRPRVISWEIGEEILKFPNDLGNVEHISISSDAKNLVTSDFEGKHLQVWKCDLNSGNLCRGPTLPIRHPPLVLDCHSGCNKEDVVVLAVTGRGSAYVWNLSASSKDQIQPTKLTTETKIVETDKENGVSSKKRHTLIIASRLQPVEENKQMKALVTYGSVDHPQFSILNISNSGENIVLYVGDETDSVQQHDSPSGKAIPMEIKKAKKRQATSDPDLPTTTNEVDLAFNVDQHEAAEGVLLDDDLNEPTMGEKLASLSVLDGNKSRSDTEQESSVPAKPPSADSVHVLLKQALNADDRTLLLDCLFTQDEKVIRKSIAQLNPSNVLKLLYSLISIIESRGSILVCALPWLKCLLLQHASGIMSQESSLKALNSLYQLIESRVSTFKSAIQLSSCLDTLRIGWLLLEQAIDEEEDEGEMVPVIYEDKDTDDDEESDDAMEDNTDEQQPEEQFHAARYIDANEDM
- the LOC114422437 gene encoding WD repeat-containing protein 43-like isoform X2; translation: MVKDKLKKHVLTAFTPNGDYVAILSANEVAKIWNTNTGHLLAEWKPSDGDHDIRYSCIACSFIGKKRRKEQGTCLLALGTIDGSVLAVDVSTGERKLTTSHPGGICGLSFANKGRLLRIVGHNGVAYGVNTETGELLKEFKITKKSITSLAFSNDEKYLAIVSSRPRVISWEIGEEILKFPNDLGNVEHISISSDAKNLVTSDFEGKHLQVWKCDLNSGNLCRGPTLPIRHPPLVLDCHSGCNKEDVVVLAVTGRGSAYVWNLSASSKDQIQPTKLTTETKIVETDKENGVSSKKRHTLIIASRLQPVEENKQMKALVTYGSVDHPQFSILNISNSGENIVLYVGDETDSVQQHDSPSGKAIPMEIKKAKKRQATSDPDLPTTTNEVDLDQHEAAEGVLLDDDLNEPTMGEKLASLSVLDGNKSRSDTEQESSVPAKPPSADSVHVLLKQALNADDRTLLLDCLFTQDEKVIRKSIAQLNPSNVLKLLYSLISIIESRGSILVCALPWLKCLLLQHASGIMSQESSLKALNSLYQLIESRVSTFKSAIQLSSCLDTLRIGWLLLEQAIDEEEDEGEMVPVIYEDKDTDDDEESDDAMEDNTDEQQPEEQFHAARYIDANEDM
- the LOC114422437 gene encoding WD repeat-containing protein 43-like isoform X3 translates to MVKDKLKKHVLTAFTPNGDYVAILSANEVAKIWNTNTGHLLAEWKPSDGDHDIRYSCIACSFIGKKRRKEQGTCLLALGTIDGSVLAVDVSTGERKLTTSHPGGICGLSFANKGRLLRIVGHNGVAYGVNTETGELLKEFKITKKSITSLAFSNDEKYLAIVSSRPRVISWEIGEEILKFPNDLGNVEHISISSDAKNLVTSDFEGKHLQVWKCDLNSGNLCRGPTLPIRHPPLVLDCHSGCNKEDVVVLAVTGRGSAYVWNLSASSKDQIQPTKLTTETKIVETDKENGVSSKKRHTLIIASRLQPVEENKQMKALVTYGSVDHPQFSILNISNSGENIVLYVGDETDSVQQHDSPSGKAIPMEIKKAKKRQATSDPDLPTTTNEVDLAFNVDQHEAAEGVLLDDDLNEPTMGEKLASLSVLDGNKSRSDTEQESSVPAKPPSADSVHVLLKQALNADDRTLLLDCLFTQDEKVIRKSIAQLNPSNVLKLLYSLISIIESRGSILVCALPWLKCLLLQHASGIMSQESSLKALNSLYQLIESRVSTFKSAIQLSSCLDTLRIGAIDEEEDEGEMVPVIYEDKDTDDDEESDDAMEDNTDEQQPEEQFHAARYIDANEDM
- the LOC114422437 gene encoding WD repeat-containing protein 43-like isoform X4 codes for the protein MGICGLSFANKGRLLRIVGHNGVAYGVNTETGELLKEFKITKKSITSLAFSNDEKYLAIVSSRPRVISWEIGEEILKFPNDLGNVEHISISSDAKNLVTSDFEGKHLQVWKCDLNSGNLCRGPTLPIRHPPLVLDCHSGCNKEDVVVLAVTGRGSAYVWNLSASSKDQIQPTKLTTETKIVETDKENGVSSKKRHTLIIASRLQPVEENKQMKALVTYGSVDHPQFSILNISNSGENIVLYVGDETDSVQQHDSPSGKAIPMEIKKAKKRQATSDPDLPTTTNEVDLAFNVDQHEAAEGVLLDDDLNEPTMGEKLASLSVLDGNKSRSDTEQESSVPAKPPSADSVHVLLKQALNADDRTLLLDCLFTQDEKVIRKSIAQLNPSNVLKLLYSLISIIESRGSILVCALPWLKCLLLQHASGIMSQESSLKALNSLYQLIESRVSTFKSAIQLSSCLDTLRIGWLLLEQAIDEEEDEGEMVPVIYEDKDTDDDEESDDAMEDNTDEQQPEEQFHAARYIDANEDM